The following nucleotide sequence is from Deltaproteobacteria bacterium.
TGTGGATCTGATCACACCGATTGCGATGGACAAGGAGCTGCGGTTTGCGATTCGAGAGGGAGGTCATACGGTCGGTGCCGGAGTCGTCGCTGAGGTGGTCGAATAGAAGGAGTGATTAAGGGAGTAGTGGAAAGAGGGAAGGAATTATTATGGCAACTGAATACGACAAGAGTTCGAAGATAAGGATCCGATTGAAGGGGTTCGATTATCGTCTCTTGGATCAATCGACCGGAGAGATTGTGGAGACGGTTCGGAGGACGGGTGGACATATTGCGGGTCCGATTCCGTTGCCGACGCGGATTGAGAGGTACTGTGTTCTCCGTTCTCCCCATGTCGACAAGAAGTCTCGCGAGGCGTTCCAGATCAGAACGCACAAGAGATTGTTAGATATTCTTGAACCGACGCAACAGACGATCGATGCCTTGATGCGGCTTGAACTAGCGGCCGGCGTTGAGGTTGAGATCAAAATGCTCTGAATTTGAGGCAGGGAATTATGAGCCAGGAGAAAAAAGGGATTTTAGGCAAGAAGGTTGGAATGACACAGCTCTTCGGGAAGGCGGGAGAGTTGCTGCCTGTTACCGTCATTGATGTCACTGGTTGTCGTGTGGTTCAGAAGAAGTCCAAGGAGAAGGAAGGGTATGAGGCGGTTCAGCTTGGATTTCAGGAGATCTCTGAAAAAAGGGCCAGCAAGCCGCTTAAGGGGCATTTTAAAAAGCACGGTCTGAGCGTCATGCGCTACCTCCGGGAGTTTCCCGCCGGTTTTGGAGAGGGTCTTAAGGAGGGTGATTCGATCAAGTCGGACATTTTTAAAGAGGGCGATTTGATAGCGGTAACTGGCGTAACAAAGGGGAAAGGTTTTCAAGGGGTCATCAAGAGACATGGAAAGAGTGGAGGGCCGGCAAGTCATGGATCTCGTTTCCATCGCACCACGGGGTCGATAGGACAGCGTACCTCGCCAGGAGAGGTTTTTAAAAATATGAAATTACCGGGACACTTGGGAGACGAAACGGTGACAGTGAAAAACCTTCAGGTTGTCGAGGTGAGGGAGAATCTCCTCTTTTTAAAAGGGGCTGTCCCTGGAGCGAATAATAACCTGGTTATGTTGAGGAAGGTTCCATCATGACGCCGGAGATTACAGTTTATAACAGTGCAAAGAAGAAGGTTGGAACACTGGCATGGCCTGAACAGCTTTCGGTCGAGGTAAGTACCGGACGCATCCATCAGGTGGCCGTGAATCAGTTGCGGAATCGGCGCCAAGGGAATGCCCATGTTAAAAGCAGGCATTTTGTTTCGGGGAGCACGAGAAAAATTTATCGCCAGAAGGGAACCGGCCGTGCGCGACATGGAGACATCAGGGCTCCTCTTTTTGTCGGAGGAGGTCGGGCGTTTGGTCCTCGCGCTCGTGATTGGACCGTCAGGACTCCTCGTCAGATCAGCCGGGCTGCCTTGCGTGATCTTCTTTCACTTCGCCGTTCGGAGGAGAAGCTTTGGATCGTGGATCGTCTGGAGATGAAGGCGCCAAAGACAAAGGAGGCGTCGTCCCTTCTTGCCTCTTTTGGTCTCTCATCGGGGCTTGTTGTTTTGGGAGAGGCAAATCCGGCCGTCGAGAGATCAATGCGGAATCTGGCAACATTTAAGGTGACAAGGGTTGATTCGCTGAATCTGCTCGACCTGCTTCGTTATGAAAATCTCATGATGACGCAGTCGGCCTTTGAAACGTTGGTCAAGAGGTTTTCATGAAGTCATTGGAACAAATTATAATTCGTCCCTTGATTACGGAAAAAGCAGTTCTTGGGAGGGCGTTTGCTCGCTATTATTTTGAGGTCGCTCGGGATGCCTCAAAACCGGCGATTCGAGAAGCCGTTGAAAAGTTTTTTAAGGTCAAGGTGGAGGAGGTTCGGACCATTAAAATTCCAGGTAAAAAGAGGCGATATGGTCGCCAGTTGGGAATGAAACCTCCTTCCAAAAAGGCGATTGTGACCCTTCGTGAGGGTCAGAAAATTGAAATTTTGGAGGCTGAATAGTGGCCATTAAAAACTACAGACCGATAACGTCGACGACACGGTATCAGACGGTGATCGATTTTTCATCCCTTACGGACAAAAAACCGGAAAAACGTTTGCTGGCTCCTCTGGCAAAGACGGGTGGAAGAAACAACACTGGTCGTGTCACGATGAGATGGATTGGTGGGGGTCACAAGCGT
It contains:
- the rpsJ gene encoding 30S ribosomal protein S10, with translation MATEYDKSSKIRIRLKGFDYRLLDQSTGEIVETVRRTGGHIAGPIPLPTRIERYCVLRSPHVDKKSREAFQIRTHKRLLDILEPTQQTIDALMRLELAAGVEVEIKML
- the rplC gene encoding 50S ribosomal protein L3 produces the protein MSQEKKGILGKKVGMTQLFGKAGELLPVTVIDVTGCRVVQKKSKEKEGYEAVQLGFQEISEKRASKPLKGHFKKHGLSVMRYLREFPAGFGEGLKEGDSIKSDIFKEGDLIAVTGVTKGKGFQGVIKRHGKSGGPASHGSRFHRTTGSIGQRTSPGEVFKNMKLPGHLGDETVTVKNLQVVEVRENLLFLKGAVPGANNNLVMLRKVPS
- the rplD gene encoding 50S ribosomal protein L4, with amino-acid sequence MTPEITVYNSAKKKVGTLAWPEQLSVEVSTGRIHQVAVNQLRNRRQGNAHVKSRHFVSGSTRKIYRQKGTGRARHGDIRAPLFVGGGRAFGPRARDWTVRTPRQISRAALRDLLSLRRSEEKLWIVDRLEMKAPKTKEASSLLASFGLSSGLVVLGEANPAVERSMRNLATFKVTRVDSLNLLDLLRYENLMMTQSAFETLVKRFS
- the rplW gene encoding 50S ribosomal protein L23, which produces MKSLEQIIIRPLITEKAVLGRAFARYYFEVARDASKPAIREAVEKFFKVKVEEVRTIKIPGKKRRYGRQLGMKPPSKKAIVTLREGQKIEILEAE